One Natrarchaeobaculum sulfurireducens genomic window carries:
- a CDS encoding NADP-dependent malic enzyme, protein MTQKDDALEYHRSAPPGKIEIATTKSTTTQRDLSLAYSPGVAWPCGEIEENPDDAYTYTARGNLVGVVSNGTAVLGLGDIGAAASKPVMEGKGVLFKRFADIDVFDVELDLEEPDAFVEAVAAMEPTFGGINLEDIAAPDCFTIEKRLRDRMNIPVFHDDQHGTAIISGAALLNAIELLGKDLADLEVTFAGAGAAAIATARFYVSLGVSRENVTMVDVDGILTTARAEAGDLDPYSREFARDVPDGDLADAMIGADVFVGLSVGGIVDKVMVRSMADDPILFAMANPDPEIGYEEAKAAREDDVIVATGRSDFPNQVNNVLGFPFIFRGALDARASKINEEMKIAAARALADLARQDVPDAVRKAYGDQPLQFGPEYVIPKPVDPRVLFEVVPAVAKAAIDSGVARREIDLETYREELEARLGKEREMMQVILNKAKRDPKRIALAEGTDEKMVRAAYRLEEEGIAEPVLIGDTDKIERVATDLGLEFSPEVVEPAGEDHETYVDHLHRARRRKGITRSEAEDLLVDSNYYASVMVDRGDADGMLTGLTDHYPSALQAPLQLIGTADDADYAAGVYMLAFRNRVVFLADATVNQDPDEAVLAEVTKQAAKLARRFNVEPRAALLSYSDFGSVDNEGTRKPRRAARTLRDDPAVDFPVDGEMQADTAVVEELLTDTYEFSELDEPANVLVLPNLEAGNITYKLLQRLGGAETIGPMLVGMDEPVHVLQRDDEVQDIVNLAAVATVDAQEEP, encoded by the coding sequence ATGACTCAAAAAGATGACGCACTCGAGTACCACCGATCCGCCCCGCCCGGCAAGATCGAGATTGCGACGACCAAATCGACGACGACCCAGCGGGATCTCTCACTCGCGTACTCGCCGGGGGTTGCCTGGCCCTGTGGGGAGATCGAAGAGAACCCCGATGACGCGTACACCTACACTGCCCGCGGGAACCTCGTTGGCGTCGTCTCGAACGGAACCGCTGTACTCGGTCTGGGTGATATCGGCGCAGCAGCCTCGAAGCCAGTTATGGAGGGGAAAGGCGTCCTATTCAAACGCTTTGCTGACATCGACGTCTTCGACGTCGAGTTGGATCTCGAGGAGCCGGACGCGTTCGTTGAGGCCGTCGCCGCGATGGAGCCCACCTTCGGCGGGATCAACTTAGAGGACATCGCCGCCCCTGACTGTTTTACCATCGAGAAGCGGCTACGCGATCGGATGAATATCCCTGTCTTCCACGACGACCAACACGGCACGGCGATCATCTCCGGAGCGGCGCTACTCAACGCTATTGAACTGCTCGGGAAGGACCTCGCCGATCTCGAGGTCACCTTCGCTGGTGCAGGGGCGGCAGCCATCGCTACCGCCCGCTTTTATGTCTCTCTCGGGGTGTCTCGTGAGAACGTCACTATGGTCGACGTCGACGGCATCCTCACGACCGCTCGTGCGGAGGCCGGCGACCTCGATCCGTACAGCCGGGAGTTCGCTCGGGACGTCCCTGATGGAGACCTCGCTGATGCGATGATCGGTGCGGACGTCTTCGTTGGCCTCTCGGTCGGTGGGATCGTCGACAAAGTGATGGTTCGGTCGATGGCCGACGATCCGATACTCTTCGCGATGGCAAATCCCGACCCCGAGATCGGCTACGAGGAGGCCAAAGCCGCTCGCGAGGATGATGTCATTGTGGCTACTGGGCGCTCTGATTTCCCTAACCAGGTCAACAACGTCCTCGGCTTCCCGTTCATCTTCCGGGGTGCACTCGACGCCCGGGCGAGCAAAATCAACGAGGAGATGAAAATCGCTGCCGCCCGCGCGCTGGCCGACCTCGCACGTCAGGACGTTCCCGACGCTGTCCGGAAGGCCTACGGCGATCAGCCCCTCCAGTTTGGCCCCGAGTACGTCATCCCCAAACCAGTCGATCCACGGGTGCTGTTCGAGGTCGTCCCCGCCGTCGCTAAAGCAGCCATCGACAGCGGTGTCGCCCGCCGTGAGATCGACCTCGAGACCTACCGCGAGGAACTCGAGGCCCGTCTCGGAAAAGAACGCGAGATGATGCAAGTCATCCTGAATAAAGCGAAACGCGACCCAAAACGCATCGCGCTTGCGGAGGGTACTGACGAGAAGATGGTCCGAGCGGCATACAGACTCGAGGAAGAAGGGATCGCCGAGCCCGTGTTGATTGGTGACACCGACAAAATCGAGCGAGTGGCCACGGATCTCGGTCTTGAGTTTAGCCCCGAGGTCGTCGAGCCAGCGGGGGAGGATCATGAAACGTACGTCGACCATCTCCACCGGGCCCGCAGACGGAAGGGAATCACCCGTTCGGAGGCCGAAGATTTGCTCGTCGACAGCAACTACTACGCTTCGGTGATGGTCGACCGCGGGGACGCCGACGGCATGCTCACAGGGTTGACCGACCACTATCCCTCGGCGCTGCAGGCTCCCCTACAGCTTATCGGCACGGCCGATGACGCTGACTACGCTGCGGGCGTCTACATGCTTGCGTTCAGAAACCGTGTGGTGTTCCTCGCCGACGCGACGGTCAATCAGGACCCCGACGAGGCGGTGCTCGCGGAAGTCACCAAACAGGCTGCTAAACTCGCCCGTCGGTTCAATGTCGAACCGCGTGCGGCTCTACTGTCGTACTCTGATTTCGGCAGCGTCGATAACGAGGGGACGCGCAAACCCCGTCGGGCTGCACGCACCCTCCGAGACGATCCCGCTGTCGACTTTCCCGTCGACGGCGAGATGCAAGCCGACACGGCCGTCGTCGAAGAGCTGCTGACCGACACCTACGAGTTCTCGGAACTCGACGAACCCGCGAACGTGCTCGTCTTGCCGAACCTCGAGGCCGGGAACATCACCTACAAACTGCTTCAGCGACTGGGTGGTGCCGAAACCATCGGTCCGATGCTCGTCGGGATGGACGAACCAGTCCACGTCCTCCAGCGCGACGACGAGGTCCAGGACATCGTCAACCTCGCTGCAGTGGCGACGGTCGACGCCCAAGAAGAGCCGTAA
- a CDS encoding histidine kinase N-terminal 7TM domain-containing protein, which yields MTQEFTTLHALSLVLIGLLNLALAVVVLRTRTKADILPLSAFFAGIALWTIPQGFLLVETDPTVGFALAKTVDSGAVIMSTGLFHFALSYAGRQHWLSLRRLGPLYLVTTGWIVLTWTNPAHGLMHDPIQFTEVLLPVEAYQNPTYWLYVLYNWGLSAGGIYLFFLEYLDARGSGVYHKQARLVVLAPLIPGFANVLAHNEVTELNYSVWGFGLTGLLIVIALYQYRWLDLVPIARDTVIEGMRDGYLVVDDERRVVDRNPAAQSLLDDENVVGKPIDTVLPECLPLLEGSVQELTFDRNDAIVDASVSVVDDDQTAGAVLTLRDVTEQRRAEKRFQALIENVSDVVTVVDEDGTITYTSPSIETVLGYRPEDRIGESLFRVVHNDDRPAAIEEFNTLCEGPRMETRFEYRVRHRDGSWLVFEGIAVDLRDNDIVGGVVINSRDVTERNDRERELERTNRRLDEFAGVISHDLRTPLGIARTYVRFAESSTSQEDFQAIRDAHDRMEAMITNLLTMARAGTTLEDPSPIELESVATDAWAGLKTEDATLECELDDGWTVLGDRDQLLHVFENLFQNSVEHGSTASPEGGDAEGSLDLSTSPVTVRVSRLDGDADRGFVVEDDGVGIPTDQREFVFERGHTTSQSGTGFGLAIVRDVVEAHGWEIEVCEGADGGARFEIST from the coding sequence GTGACTCAGGAGTTCACGACGCTGCACGCGCTCAGTCTCGTACTCATCGGGCTCCTGAACTTGGCACTCGCCGTCGTGGTCCTTCGGACGCGTACGAAAGCAGACATCCTTCCGCTGAGCGCCTTCTTCGCTGGAATCGCTCTGTGGACGATCCCACAGGGGTTCCTGCTCGTCGAAACGGATCCGACCGTCGGGTTCGCGCTCGCGAAAACCGTTGACTCGGGTGCGGTCATCATGTCGACCGGGCTGTTTCACTTCGCACTCTCGTACGCTGGACGACAACACTGGCTCTCTTTACGCCGGCTTGGACCGCTCTATCTCGTCACCACTGGCTGGATCGTCCTAACGTGGACGAATCCAGCACACGGGCTGATGCACGATCCGATACAGTTTACGGAAGTCCTCCTTCCGGTTGAGGCGTACCAGAATCCGACCTACTGGCTCTATGTCCTCTACAACTGGGGGCTCTCGGCTGGTGGGATCTACCTGTTCTTTCTCGAATACCTCGACGCTCGAGGAAGCGGCGTCTATCACAAACAGGCACGACTGGTCGTGTTGGCCCCGCTCATCCCGGGGTTCGCTAACGTCCTCGCCCACAACGAGGTGACCGAGCTCAACTACTCCGTGTGGGGATTCGGCCTGACCGGACTTCTGATCGTAATCGCCCTGTATCAGTATCGCTGGCTCGATCTCGTGCCGATCGCCCGCGACACCGTCATCGAAGGGATGCGTGACGGCTACCTCGTTGTCGACGACGAACGACGTGTCGTCGACCGCAATCCAGCGGCCCAGTCCTTGCTCGATGACGAGAACGTGGTTGGAAAACCGATCGACACCGTCCTACCGGAGTGTCTCCCGCTGCTCGAGGGGAGTGTACAGGAATTGACGTTCGATAGAAACGACGCGATCGTCGATGCGAGTGTCTCTGTCGTCGATGACGACCAGACCGCCGGGGCCGTGTTGACCCTTCGAGACGTCACCGAACAGCGGCGGGCAGAGAAACGGTTTCAGGCACTCATCGAGAACGTCTCCGACGTGGTTACGGTGGTCGACGAAGACGGGACCATCACGTACACCAGCCCGTCGATCGAGACCGTACTCGGATATCGGCCTGAGGATCGAATCGGTGAGTCGTTGTTTCGGGTCGTCCACAACGACGATCGTCCCGCCGCTATCGAGGAGTTCAACACGCTGTGTGAGGGACCCCGGATGGAAACGAGATTCGAGTATCGCGTCCGCCATCGCGACGGGTCCTGGCTCGTTTTCGAGGGAATCGCCGTCGACCTACGCGACAACGATATCGTCGGTGGCGTCGTCATCAACTCCCGCGACGTCACCGAGCGAAACGACCGCGAGCGAGAACTCGAACGGACGAACCGGCGGCTAGACGAGTTCGCAGGCGTCATCAGCCACGACCTACGAACGCCGCTGGGCATCGCTCGGACCTACGTGCGGTTTGCCGAATCGTCCACCAGTCAGGAGGACTTTCAGGCGATCCGTGACGCTCACGACCGGATGGAAGCGATGATCACAAACCTCCTGACGATGGCACGAGCCGGGACCACACTCGAGGACCCGTCACCGATCGAACTCGAGTCGGTCGCGACCGACGCGTGGGCAGGACTGAAGACCGAGGATGCAACGCTCGAGTGTGAACTCGACGATGGCTGGACAGTGCTCGGAGATCGTGACCAGTTGCTCCACGTCTTCGAGAACCTCTTCCAGAACAGCGTAGAGCACGGTTCTACGGCCAGCCCAGAAGGGGGAGACGCCGAAGGTAGCCTCGATCTCAGCACCTCTCCCGTGACTGTTCGGGTCAGCCGCCTCGACGGTGATGCTGACCGGGGGTTCGTCGTCGAAGACGACGGCGTCGGGATCCCGACAGACCAGCGCGAGTTCGTCTTCGAACGCGGACACACGACGAGTCAGAGCGGAACCGGATTCGGTCTGGCGATCGTCCGTGACGTCGTCGAGGCTCACGGCTGGGAAATCGAGGTTTGCGAAGGAGCCGACGGTGGTGCCCGGTTCGAGATCAGCACGTAG
- a CDS encoding Cdc6/Cdc18 family protein produces the protein MSDSNDLFVREDPIFVNKELLEISHVPDEGRIVGRDDEIGQLASAVNPAIFGQSPSNVLIYGKTGTGKSLCAKYVSNRLVDTAHEEGTKAAYVYVDCAQDSTETQTVQTIASSVNTSETDIYIPDKGISTATYYKRLWRILDDAYDVLLIILDEIDKLEDDAILMQLSRAGEAGKLKNCKIGVIGISNKIKYKDRMDERVKSSLCEREFVFPPYNATQLNAIMEARSDAFRDGVLEEAVIPRASALAAREHGDARKAIDILRYAGEIAQSTGADTVREEFIVRARERAEVDRFQELIRGSTPHSKYVLQALTVLSLDNGTPEPETFEQGFRTTRIYEVYEQICRQETVESLSLRRVRDLLKEHAFLDVIEQSRHSGGSAEGSYTEHMLLEDPEVVKSVLADSID, from the coding sequence ATGTCCGACTCCAACGATTTGTTCGTCCGGGAAGATCCTATCTTCGTAAACAAGGAGCTCTTGGAGATCAGTCACGTACCGGATGAAGGTCGAATCGTGGGCCGGGACGACGAAATCGGACAACTAGCAAGCGCTGTCAATCCTGCAATCTTCGGACAAAGCCCAAGTAACGTTCTTATTTACGGCAAGACTGGAACTGGGAAATCACTCTGTGCGAAGTACGTGTCTAACCGACTCGTTGATACCGCTCACGAGGAGGGAACCAAAGCAGCGTACGTCTATGTCGACTGTGCCCAGGACAGTACTGAAACGCAAACCGTACAAACGATCGCCAGCTCTGTGAATACCTCCGAGACAGATATCTACATCCCTGATAAAGGCATCAGCACTGCGACCTACTACAAACGGCTCTGGCGAATTCTCGATGACGCCTACGACGTCCTATTGATTATTCTGGACGAGATCGACAAACTCGAGGACGACGCCATTCTGATGCAACTGTCTCGTGCAGGCGAAGCGGGCAAGCTCAAAAATTGTAAGATCGGTGTGATCGGTATCAGCAACAAGATCAAGTACAAAGATCGGATGGACGAACGCGTCAAATCCAGTCTTTGCGAACGGGAGTTCGTTTTCCCGCCGTATAACGCAACCCAGTTGAACGCCATTATGGAGGCCCGAAGCGATGCGTTCCGCGATGGCGTGCTGGAAGAAGCCGTTATCCCTCGAGCGTCAGCGTTGGCTGCTCGAGAGCATGGAGATGCACGGAAGGCGATCGACATCCTTCGGTATGCTGGCGAAATCGCTCAGTCGACGGGTGCTGATACGGTTCGCGAAGAATTCATTGTCCGGGCCCGCGAACGAGCCGAGGTCGATCGCTTCCAGGAACTGATTCGCGGTTCGACACCCCACTCGAAGTACGTTCTTCAGGCACTGACTGTGCTCTCACTCGATAACGGTACTCCCGAGCCCGAAACCTTCGAACAGGGGTTTCGGACGACTCGGATCTACGAAGTGTACGAACAGATCTGTCGACAGGAAACTGTCGAGTCACTTTCACTTCGGCGTGTTCGTGACCTCCTCAAAGAGCATGCATTCCTAGACGTTATCGAGCAGTCTCGACACAGTGGTGGGAGTGCCGAAGGCAGTTACACGGAACACATGCTTCTCGAGGATCCTGAAGTGGTCAAGAGCGTTCTTGCGGATTCGATTGACTGA